The nucleotide sequence CATACCGAGTACTCACCTCGGTGACTCTTGTGCTCTGCGTACCTCTTCCTTCGCGACGTTCTGTTGGCCGCCACAGGGTTGCCTATGTAATCCTCCATGAGATACAAGGGAGGGGGCTCCAAAGGGGTGCTGTCACTCAGCAGGACCCGGGGCGAGCTGTAGCGTCTCTGTTGCCGCAGGAGTTCTGTGTCCATTCCAGTCACTGGCTGGAACTCTGACTTGGCGGGCTGTCCCTGCTCTGGCTTTGGGGGGGCCTCTGCTTTGGGCAGGGTGCTCTGGTAGTTTTCTTTAACGTCCACCATCTGCTTGGAGagcttgtttttcaaaatatctgcCTGGATCAGCTTAATAATCAGGGAATTTAGCGAGTCTTCAGGCAAACTCCTTTGATCCATGTTGTTACCTTGGATGCCACGGAGATACGCGAGAAATATCACATAAAACAAGATGGACATCACCTTGTTCACCTGTAAgatctgaaaaacaaacacaggtGTTAGTAGCATGCTGTGGCAGCTGAATCCATGTCATTCTAGGTTGAGTAACCCTgtgagagagcaaggaagagcaGGGTGTCACCTTCCTAGGTGAGCATGCAGATTCCTCTCTGATGTCAGGCACCAGGGCTGTCGATTTCTTTCCTTGGGAAATACTGTCTCCATAGGGGTCCTCTGAATCTTTAAAGTACCTTTCTCTCCTAGGCCTCTCAAATCTTTCCTCTAGCACTGGGGCTGTGTGAtagggaagggtgtgtgtgtgtgtgtgtgtgtgtgtgtgtttgtcttgcGCaggtaagagacagagagggcaaaacagttttttttttaaacatgagtgGTGAGGTCTACAGTATCGAAGTCAGGGCTCTCCCTAGGACCCAGCTTCCTAGGAGCCTCAAAGGCAGAAGGATGAGGTGAGCACTTCGGACTtctgtctctgttctctttcctaGACAGAAATCCCTGACGGCATTTGCATTTGAGGTGTGCTCTATCTTCAGTTCTGTGTGGACAATATCCTGCCACTTCTTTAAACATCACTTGAGCCTGAAAAGACCAGAGTCCACTGTACCTTGCTTGGCAAActgcaaagaaattgaatagaaaaattataaaggtgTGTTTACATTCTTTTAGCAACAGGAGCAGACTTGCAATTGTCTCAAGGAACAGAGCTC is from Suricata suricatta isolate VVHF042 chromosome 10, meerkat_22Aug2017_6uvM2_HiC, whole genome shotgun sequence and encodes:
- the NTF3 gene encoding neurotrophin-3 isoform X1, with protein sequence MVTSATILQVNKVMSILFYVIFLAYLRGIQGNNMDQRSLPEDSLNSLIIKLIQADILKNKLSKQMVDVKENYQSTLPKAEAPPKPEQGQPAKSEFQPVTGMDTELLRQQRRYSSPRVLLSDSTPLEPPPLYLMEDYIGNPVAANRTSRRKRYAEHKSHRGEYSVCDSESLWVTDKSSAIDIRGHQVTVLGEIKTGNSPVKQYFYETRCKEARPVKNGCRGIDDKHWNSQCKTSQTYVRALTSENNKLVGWRWIRIDTSCVCALSRKIGRT
- the NTF3 gene encoding neurotrophin-3 isoform X2, which produces MSILFYVIFLAYLRGIQGNNMDQRSLPEDSLNSLIIKLIQADILKNKLSKQMVDVKENYQSTLPKAEAPPKPEQGQPAKSEFQPVTGMDTELLRQQRRYSSPRVLLSDSTPLEPPPLYLMEDYIGNPVAANRTSRRKRYAEHKSHRGEYSVCDSESLWVTDKSSAIDIRGHQVTVLGEIKTGNSPVKQYFYETRCKEARPVKNGCRGIDDKHWNSQCKTSQTYVRALTSENNKLVGWRWIRIDTSCVCALSRKIGRT